One Vulcanisaeta thermophila DNA segment encodes these proteins:
- a CDS encoding PfkB family carbohydrate kinase, which produces MLGVLGHAAIDLIIRGGKKSKFPGGPPTYCSFYLSQVGIEVIPISVVGNDFEIYINDYMNRGVDVSGIVIDSACKTTSYEITYMDNGRRRLRLLSRCRDITIGDIKSLPRTTVINPIAREVKPELLMYVRDNADFLGIDVQGFTRDFDGDGFVISRATTRDLAPLVGIADVIKVSVDDLSHLGMEDLLRFRGKFIVVSRGPGGSILIHDGVAYDLRVDGLVSAVDPTGAGDVLTCSLTYLLSRGEDPLWSFAYANALSLLKTLGEGPYGVVDREMLDRLVDTLLSRIKLT; this is translated from the coding sequence ATGCTCGGTGTACTGGGCCACGCCGCCATAGACCTGATAATAAGGGGTGGAAAGAAATCGAAATTCCCAGGCGGCCCACCAACCTACTGCTCATTCTACCTAAGCCAGGTTGGTATTGAGGTGATCCCCATATCCGTAGTCGGTAATGACTTTGAGATTTACATAAACGATTACATGAATAGGGGGGTTGACGTAAGTGGGATTGTCATTGATAGTGCGTGTAAAACCACATCCTACGAAATAACCTACATGGATAATGGGCGTAGGAGGTTGAGGTTACTATCAAGGTGTAGGGATATAACCATAGGCGATATCAAGTCCCTGCCCAGGACCACGGTGATTAATCCCATAGCCCGTGAAGTGAAGCCGGAGTTGCTCATGTACGTTAGGGATAACGCTGACTTCCTGGGCATTGATGTGCAGGGCTTCACTAGGGATTTTGACGGTGATGGTTTCGTCATTAGTAGGGCCACCACGAGGGACCTAGCGCCCCTTGTGGGTATTGCCGATGTCATTAAGGTGAGTGTTGATGACCTGAGTCACCTGGGTATGGAGGATCTACTCAGGTTTAGGGGTAAGTTCATCGTTGTTTCGAGAGGGCCTGGCGGATCCATCCTCATACATGATGGCGTGGCTTATGATCTCAGGGTTGATGGCTTAGTCAGTGCCGTGGATCCCACGGGTGCTGGTGATGTGCTCACGTGCTCATTAACATACCTACTAAGTAGGGGTGAGGATCCCCTGTGGTCCTTTGCCTACGCGAACGCATTGTCACTGTTGAAGACCCTGGGTGAGGGACCCTATGGGGTTGTTGATAGGGAGATGCTGGATCGCCTTGTTGATACATTACTATCCAGAATCAAGCTTACTTAG
- a CDS encoding helix-turn-helix transcriptional regulator, with translation MTGYFNGDYVVVLSIVMIQFVVLASLLYQLRQVSKNVGEGGKAEVKPTVESSSSVSQLEFDVAINKVAPERPQVGGAGVEGLNDDEVKVLRYLISKGAEAYQAEIARELGLPKSTVSRIVRRLYERGFIIIKRSGRMTYIQVTDPDYISDILSKLDSG, from the coding sequence ATGACTGGTTATTTTAATGGTGATTACGTGGTGGTGCTGTCTATAGTCATGATACAGTTCGTAGTACTGGCCTCGTTATTGTATCAATTAAGGCAGGTCTCTAAAAACGTGGGTGAGGGTGGTAAGGCTGAGGTTAAGCCAACAGTGGAGAGCAGCAGTAGTGTGTCCCAGTTAGAGTTCGACGTAGCAATCAATAAGGTAGCCCCTGAGAGGCCCCAGGTCGGTGGTGCAGGTGTTGAGGGGCTTAATGATGATGAGGTTAAGGTATTGAGGTACCTCATCAGTAAGGGTGCCGAGGCATACCAGGCGGAGATAGCTAGGGAATTGGGGCTCCCCAAGAGCACTGTTTCCAGGATAGTGAGGAGGCTTTATGAGAGGGGTTTCATAATTATTAAGAGGAGTGGTAGGATGACCTACATACAGGTTACGGACCCAGACTACATAAGCGACATCCTAAGTAAGCTTGATTCTGGATAG
- a CDS encoding M24 family metallopeptidase has translation MRVRKGIDKIKGLLDELSLDVLVIVQRANLEYITRFDGSLIFILTRLGDSVVMVPRLDYERALSVLGNEANIIAFTTYEVPPRRADERLFVSKSIGDYLLRELQLKPNNIVGIDDPSGPVGKELTSTGVKVTDISNNILRLREIKDEEEVNYVRRATEITDEVLNEIQSMGLEGRRENEIAGLIYKGFLERGAQDAAFKPIVASGPNGAYPHHNPTGRVIGRGEAVTIDLGARFNYYCTDITRTFGVGNLSKELRDMALAVLESQKKAINTIKPGVKASEVDLVARRVLEEYGYGQYYIHSTGHGVGVEIHERPALSPNSNDALVKGHVVTVEPGVYIKGVGGVRIEDTLVVTESGVEVLSKFSRDLF, from the coding sequence GTGCGGGTAAGAAAAGGTATTGATAAAATCAAGGGCTTACTCGATGAGTTAAGCCTTGACGTGCTGGTCATAGTTCAGAGGGCAAACCTTGAGTACATAACTAGGTTTGATGGTTCATTAATATTTATCCTAACCAGACTTGGTGACTCGGTGGTGATGGTCCCAAGGCTTGATTATGAAAGGGCGTTAAGTGTGTTGGGTAACGAGGCCAACATAATAGCCTTCACAACTTATGAAGTACCACCACGTAGGGCTGACGAAAGGCTCTTTGTATCCAAGAGTATTGGCGATTACCTACTCAGGGAATTGCAACTAAAGCCAAACAACATAGTGGGTATTGACGACCCAAGCGGGCCCGTGGGTAAGGAATTAACATCAACGGGCGTGAAGGTTACTGACATAAGCAACAACATACTCAGGCTTAGGGAGATTAAGGATGAGGAGGAGGTAAACTATGTGAGGAGGGCCACGGAAATAACTGACGAGGTACTGAACGAGATCCAGAGCATGGGGCTTGAGGGTAGGAGGGAGAACGAGATAGCGGGCTTAATATACAAGGGCTTTTTGGAACGGGGAGCACAGGACGCAGCCTTCAAGCCCATAGTGGCCTCGGGACCCAATGGGGCCTACCCTCACCACAACCCAACGGGTAGGGTTATAGGTAGGGGTGAGGCGGTAACCATAGATCTTGGGGCTCGATTTAATTATTACTGCACGGACATAACAAGGACCTTTGGGGTTGGTAATCTAAGTAAGGAGTTGAGGGACATGGCCCTGGCAGTCCTTGAGTCCCAGAAAAAGGCCATAAACACCATAAAGCCTGGGGTTAAGGCAAGCGAGGTGGATTTAGTGGCTAGGAGGGTACTTGAGGAGTATGGTTATGGACAGTACTACATACACTCAACGGGTCATGGTGTTGGGGTAGAAATACACGAAAGACCCGCCCTGAGCCCCAACAGTAATGATGCACTGGTTAAGGGGCACGTCGTAACAGTCGAACCTGGTGTTTACATTAAGGGTGTTGGTGGTGTTAGGATTGAGGATACACTCGTGGTAACAGAGAGTGGTGTGGAGGTGTTAAGTAAATTCTCAAGAGATTTGTTCTAA
- a CDS encoding HD domain-containing protein, producing MQLNYTKVIADPVFGWVRITDDEAKLIDSSEHIQRLRYVRQLGFTYMVYPLGTYTRFEHSLGVMQLATLMFNKLFQMDYVRSELKPLMKDLGIDDEGTLLEHVRLAGLFHDLGHMPFSHVFEGVVGPNVDYLINKCSVNDDDRVSGRMLKLPFKEHEVITYLLLNNNDELKGKIRESLGYVDLRIIRLLLHGDIIGRLNTIEALRDLVSWEDRKYLSEVGEGIKLINFLRMLISSDLDADRFDYILRDLYTTGASIGFYISLSDVERILDNLRVLVNNGNYELAIDEKARANVEGFVIARYNIYKWVYLHHKVILITTLAKLLMSELLTNMDKLNDELVDYLCTFYKFMIGRLSGVEVLKITDPYLMSLLIRNRNFLVGVIRGIENYLDPILLRNTNYKALWKRDSEFLTVIRNSKADLDVINNRFVNLLNTGTERAVVMKLFYSKLTEKLRNSHSKCGERIVGEGMVDSRYVILGYRAFGPSINVKLSRGNEVFNLNEISPLVKSVESAWMQSPHLFAYVNVNAIRERCSEDSDEFIEYLKGVIISVIKEVTEELSDLVKSKIESNIINPL from the coding sequence ATGCAACTTAACTACACAAAGGTCATTGCGGACCCAGTATTCGGCTGGGTCAGGATAACCGACGACGAGGCTAAGTTGATAGACTCTAGCGAGCACATCCAGAGGCTTCGTTATGTGAGGCAACTGGGCTTTACATACATGGTTTACCCCCTGGGTACCTACACAAGGTTTGAGCACTCACTGGGTGTCATGCAATTAGCAACCCTGATGTTTAATAAGTTGTTTCAGATGGATTACGTAAGGAGTGAATTAAAGCCCCTAATGAAGGATTTGGGGATTGATGATGAGGGAACACTACTCGAACACGTGAGGTTGGCGGGCCTATTTCACGACCTTGGGCACATGCCCTTCTCTCACGTCTTCGAGGGTGTGGTGGGCCCCAATGTGGATTACCTAATTAATAAGTGCTCAGTTAACGATGACGATAGGGTTTCGGGAAGGATGCTGAAGTTACCGTTTAAGGAGCACGAGGTAATAACATACCTGCTCCTTAATAATAATGATGAGCTGAAGGGGAAGATCAGGGAAAGCCTGGGCTACGTGGATCTCAGGATAATTAGGCTTCTGCTTCATGGTGACATAATAGGGAGGCTTAACACGATAGAGGCGCTCAGGGATTTGGTGAGTTGGGAGGATAGGAAATACCTGAGTGAGGTTGGTGAGGGTATAAAGTTGATAAATTTCCTAAGGATGTTAATATCCAGCGACTTAGACGCTGATAGGTTCGACTACATACTCAGGGATCTGTACACAACAGGGGCCAGCATAGGCTTTTACATAAGCCTGAGCGATGTTGAGCGTATTTTGGATAATCTAAGGGTTCTTGTTAATAATGGTAATTATGAATTGGCTATTGATGAGAAGGCCAGGGCTAATGTGGAGGGTTTCGTAATAGCTAGGTATAATATTTACAAGTGGGTTTACCTACACCACAAGGTAATCCTAATAACAACACTCGCAAAGTTACTAATGAGTGAATTGCTAACGAACATGGATAAACTCAATGATGAGTTAGTTGATTACCTATGCACATTTTATAAGTTCATGATTGGTAGGTTGAGTGGTGTTGAGGTTTTGAAGATTACGGACCCATACTTAATGTCGCTATTGATAAGGAATAGGAACTTCCTGGTGGGTGTTATAAGGGGGATTGAAAACTACCTAGACCCAATACTCCTAAGAAACACGAACTACAAGGCCCTCTGGAAGAGGGATTCGGAATTCCTAACCGTAATACGGAATAGTAAGGCGGACCTGGACGTAATAAATAACAGGTTTGTAAACCTACTGAACACGGGAACCGAGAGGGCCGTGGTCATGAAACTATTCTATTCAAAATTAACCGAGAAGTTAAGAAACAGCCATAGTAAGTGTGGAGAGAGGATAGTTGGTGAGGGAATGGTGGATAGTAGGTACGTGATATTGGGTTATAGGGCCTTTGGGCCCAGTATAAATGTTAAATTAAGTAGGGGTAATGAGGTGTTTAATTTAAATGAGATTTCACCCCTTGTGAAGTCCGTGGAGAGTGCGTGGATGCAGTCCCCGCATTTATTTGCATACGTCAATGTGAATGCCATTAGGGAAAGGTGTAGTGAGGATTCTGACGAGTTTATTGAGTACTTGAAGGGGGTCATTATATCCGTCATTAAGGAGGTGACCGAGGAGTTGAGCGATTTAGTTAAAAGTAAAATTGAAAGTAATATAATCAACCCATTATAA
- a CDS encoding NAD(P)/FAD-dependent oxidoreductase, giving the protein MSSGFVIIGAGPSGLYLARELGRFLDNVIIFEEDRELGLPPHCTGLVNINSISALGIAPPIVNTYRYVRITDLEGNSVTFDFMGNSIAMLDRPGLENYLAEGINASLILGERVLEVKPSGLVTRNHRNVDYSIAVIAEGAVGSLSGKLIPWRQRYVYGVQSDVRSFRSNGLMPRSLDEIVVIFDRRLSNHFFAWIVPRDSHEYRIGVADDIDVWTKFTALMRMVDAGGGKYFGGKVIIGGSPDHVVTGRVALIGDAAGFVKPMTGGGIVMGMVSARLLADSIINALNNGLTAENGLAIYDSVFRRLIRGKITALSAASHILHEVMGTELNAALKSLSGVRVRVSDYDNHVGAVVKAALVSPGRFLRALSFIMGGVLSQGINDILSMIKNLV; this is encoded by the coding sequence ATGAGCAGTGGCTTCGTAATAATTGGTGCAGGACCCAGCGGGCTCTACCTAGCCAGGGAGTTGGGTAGATTTTTAGATAATGTGATTATTTTTGAGGAGGATAGGGAATTGGGCTTACCACCCCACTGCACGGGGCTTGTTAACATAAACTCCATATCGGCCCTGGGCATAGCACCACCCATAGTCAATACTTACAGGTATGTTAGGATAACGGATCTCGAGGGGAACAGCGTAACCTTTGACTTCATGGGCAACTCCATAGCAATGCTCGATAGACCCGGGCTTGAGAATTACCTGGCTGAGGGCATCAATGCATCGTTGATACTTGGTGAGAGGGTTCTCGAGGTAAAACCCAGCGGTTTAGTTACTAGGAATCACCGCAATGTTGATTACTCCATTGCCGTCATAGCGGAGGGTGCCGTTGGGTCATTAAGTGGTAAGTTAATACCCTGGAGGCAGAGGTATGTCTATGGTGTTCAATCCGATGTAAGATCCTTCAGGAGCAATGGCTTAATGCCCAGGAGTCTCGATGAGATAGTGGTCATCTTCGATAGGAGATTAAGCAACCACTTCTTCGCATGGATAGTGCCCAGGGACTCCCACGAGTACAGGATCGGGGTTGCTGATGATATTGACGTCTGGACAAAATTCACCGCGTTAATGAGGATGGTGGATGCAGGCGGTGGTAAGTACTTCGGTGGTAAGGTAATCATTGGCGGCTCACCGGATCACGTGGTCACGGGTAGGGTAGCCCTCATTGGTGATGCAGCGGGCTTTGTTAAGCCCATGACTGGCGGTGGTATTGTCATGGGCATGGTAAGCGCCAGGTTATTGGCTGATAGCATAATCAACGCCCTCAATAATGGCCTAACCGCTGAGAATGGGTTGGCGATCTACGACAGTGTATTTAGGAGGTTGATTAGGGGTAAGATTACGGCACTCTCAGCGGCGTCCCACATACTTCATGAAGTCATGGGCACCGAATTGAATGCAGCCCTGAAGTCACTGAGTGGTGTTAGGGTTAGGGTTTCGGATTACGATAACCACGTGGGTGCCGTGGTCAAGGCGGCGTTGGTGAGTCCTGGGCGTTTTCTACGGGCTCTATCCTTCATAATGGGTGGTGTTTTGAGCCAGGGGATTAATGATATACTGAGTATGATTAAGAACCTGGTTTGA
- a CDS encoding tyrosine--tRNA ligase: MDVEERLSLVMRYPTEEVLTPEELRQYFEMGVHLKHYIGFEISGFIHLGTGIVSLSKLVDLQRAGVEVSILLADIHSWLNNKLGGDLELIRRVANRYYVETFKRVIEVLGGDPGSVNFYMASDLYHNNDEYWYLILDLARMTNLADIRHSLTILGRKMGDSIPMSWLVYPLLQVADVFVIGSHIAHGGIDQRKAYVLAREVALKVRFFPLRINNEQVKPIALFHTLLPALNLTGKESREELSEMKMSKSLPDTAIFLHDTPDAIRQKILRAYCPPRETRTNPVIELAHLFAFREERREPFIIERPQEYGGGRLEFWSFDELVKAYGEGKIHPLDLKNAVINEVLRKMDPIIKWFQGGPGAKLIEEMNNIMRITR; this comes from the coding sequence ATGGATGTTGAGGAGAGGCTTTCCTTGGTAATGCGTTACCCCACTGAGGAGGTCCTAACCCCTGAGGAGTTAAGGCAATACTTCGAAATGGGCGTTCACCTGAAGCATTACATTGGTTTTGAGATTAGTGGCTTCATACACCTGGGCACGGGCATAGTGAGCCTATCAAAGCTTGTGGACCTGCAAAGGGCTGGTGTAGAGGTCTCCATACTCCTCGCCGACATACACTCATGGTTAAATAACAAGCTTGGTGGTGACCTGGAATTGATAAGGAGGGTTGCCAATAGGTACTACGTGGAGACCTTCAAGAGGGTTATTGAGGTCCTTGGTGGTGATCCTGGGAGTGTGAACTTCTACATGGCTAGTGACCTGTACCATAACAATGACGAGTATTGGTACTTAATACTCGACCTTGCAAGGATGACGAACCTAGCGGACATTAGGCATAGCCTAACAATCCTTGGGCGTAAGATGGGTGATTCAATACCCATGTCCTGGCTTGTATACCCACTCCTACAGGTGGCTGATGTATTCGTTATAGGCTCACACATTGCGCATGGTGGCATTGACCAGAGGAAGGCCTACGTCCTGGCGAGGGAGGTGGCGCTTAAGGTTAGGTTCTTCCCATTGAGGATTAATAATGAGCAGGTGAAGCCCATAGCCCTATTCCACACGTTACTACCTGCCCTGAACCTCACGGGTAAGGAGAGCAGGGAGGAATTGAGCGAGATGAAAATGAGCAAGTCATTACCGGACACTGCAATATTCCTACACGACACACCAGACGCCATAAGGCAGAAGATACTAAGGGCGTACTGCCCACCCAGGGAGACAAGGACAAACCCAGTGATTGAGCTGGCCCACTTATTCGCATTTAGGGAGGAGAGGAGGGAACCCTTCATAATAGAGAGGCCTCAGGAGTACGGTGGTGGTAGACTGGAATTTTGGTCCTTTGATGAGTTGGTTAAGGCGTATGGTGAGGGTAAGATACACCCACTGGATCTTAAGAACGCGGTTATTAATGAGGTACTTAGGAAAATGGACCCAATAATTAAGTGGTTCCAGGGAGGACCAGGGGCTAAGTTAATCGAGGAGATGAATAACATAATGAGAATAACCAGGTAA
- a CDS encoding DUF371 domain-containing protein: MARVAIDVVRAWGHENVSARHRTTIEITRDDYLTPRGDCIVGIKADKGLANLNPELREVIRRDGSIVLVIFIAGDVVDYVVGQGSENLTLNDPNRLIIRRSSYINDSTLMIRSNKAAIDLRRDLVDRLKRGSELTVVIVGVDPHEQA; the protein is encoded by the coding sequence GTGGCCAGGGTAGCCATAGACGTGGTTAGAGCATGGGGTCATGAGAACGTCAGTGCCAGGCACAGAACCACCATCGAGATCACCAGGGATGATTACCTAACACCCAGGGGCGATTGCATAGTGGGTATCAAGGCCGATAAGGGCTTGGCTAACCTAAACCCAGAGCTGAGGGAGGTGATACGTAGGGATGGCTCCATAGTACTGGTAATATTCATTGCCGGTGACGTGGTTGATTACGTAGTTGGCCAGGGCTCGGAGAACCTAACCCTCAACGACCCCAATAGGTTAATCATAAGGAGGAGCAGTTACATCAATGACTCCACACTCATGATTAGGTCCAATAAAGCCGCAATTGACCTGAGGAGGGATCTTGTGGATAGGTTAAAGAGAGGCTCAGAGTTAACAGTGGTAATAGTGGGTGTGGACCCACATGAACAGGCTTGA
- a CDS encoding phosphatidate cytidylyltransferase, translating into MNRLEKLKAIALRKLIHVVLSVFLIIPYIANLSLIGLTTQLYFTILMVSVAFIYVIQVKRPIITAMIMDVLVSARRTILQQIMKTSPNLMSSFEALDEGLLRLERTMRELLDVVERDYERRGGYLGILMGIVGVLASNLIAGDYVFYGIISLIVYDTMSALGGTLLGRVNLPFSNATMEGMLVGMASLFIILFPLTGNLISSLAITVAAALAEAYGIEDNLTIPIVTSLMALVLKTPIIP; encoded by the coding sequence ATGAACAGGCTTGAGAAGCTTAAGGCCATAGCACTGAGAAAGCTGATACACGTGGTACTCTCGGTATTCCTAATCATACCCTACATAGCAAACCTAAGCCTCATAGGCCTAACCACGCAGTTATACTTCACAATACTAATGGTGAGTGTGGCCTTCATCTACGTGATCCAGGTCAAGAGACCCATAATAACCGCCATGATAATGGACGTACTCGTAAGCGCAAGGAGAACCATACTACAGCAGATAATGAAGACCTCACCAAATCTCATGAGCTCCTTCGAAGCACTGGATGAGGGATTACTAAGGCTTGAGAGGACCATGAGGGAGCTACTGGACGTGGTGGAGAGGGATTATGAGAGGAGGGGTGGTTACCTGGGGATTTTAATGGGCATTGTGGGTGTCCTAGCCAGCAATTTAATAGCCGGTGACTACGTCTTTTACGGGATAATATCACTCATAGTCTACGACACCATGAGCGCGCTCGGGGGCACGCTACTGGGTAGGGTTAACCTACCCTTTAGTAATGCAACCATGGAGGGAATGCTCGTGGGCATGGCATCCCTATTCATAATCCTATTCCCACTCACGGGCAATTTGATATCCTCATTGGCAATAACCGTAGCCGCGGCATTGGCCGAGGCCTACGGTATAGAGGACAACCTAACAATACCCATAGTCACGTCATTAATGGCCCTGGTACTTAAAACGCCAATTATACCCTAG
- the hemC gene encoding hydroxymethylbilane synthase, which translates to MRLRIATRGSKLSLIQTNIIMDMIRRVEPDIDFELVIVKTTGDVIQDKPLYSIGVKGIFEKEVNMAVLRGEADIAVHSLKDLPSEISPGLVLAGFSPRDPPYDVLVVKDGQNADLTSLPSHARVGTSSVRRRAFLLSIRRDLNIDVIRGNVDTRIRKLLSGDYDAVILAEAGLVRLMSEVKDLPIKYSRLPLDLIPPAPGQGIVVAVARESDTGIIDLLRKASDSRARIEALSERAFLKTVGGGCHMPVGGVAMVNNDELTFIAGIASLDGGRKVVVKVNGSAQDPEGTGVRAARELLSRWSRT; encoded by the coding sequence ATGAGGCTTAGGATTGCCACGAGGGGTAGTAAGTTATCGCTAATCCAGACAAACATTATCATGGACATGATAAGGCGCGTGGAGCCGGACATAGATTTTGAACTGGTCATTGTGAAGACCACGGGCGACGTGATACAGGACAAACCCCTCTACTCAATTGGTGTTAAGGGAATATTCGAGAAGGAGGTCAACATGGCGGTACTCAGGGGCGAAGCTGACATAGCGGTGCACAGCCTTAAGGACCTACCCAGCGAAATAAGCCCAGGCCTTGTCCTGGCGGGTTTCTCACCAAGGGACCCTCCATATGATGTGTTGGTGGTTAAGGATGGGCAGAATGCCGATTTAACATCATTACCTAGCCACGCGAGGGTTGGTACGTCTAGCGTGAGGCGTAGGGCGTTCCTATTAAGTATTAGGCGTGACCTCAATATCGATGTTATCAGGGGTAATGTGGATACCAGGATTAGGAAATTGCTCTCTGGGGATTACGATGCGGTGATACTCGCGGAGGCTGGTTTGGTGAGGTTAATGAGTGAGGTTAAGGACTTACCCATTAAGTACTCGAGATTACCCCTTGACCTAATCCCGCCAGCCCCTGGGCAGGGCATAGTGGTTGCGGTGGCCAGGGAATCAGACACTGGAATCATAGACCTGCTACGTAAAGCCAGTGATTCCAGGGCTAGGATCGAGGCATTGTCTGAGAGGGCTTTTCTCAAGACCGTGGGTGGTGGTTGCCACATGCCCGTGGGCGGCGTTGCTATGGTTAATAATGATGAGCTAACCTTCATAGCGGGTATAGCGTCGCTTGATGGTGGCAGGAAGGTTGTTGTTAAGGTTAATGGCAGTGCCCAGGACCCAGAGGGTACTGGGGTTAGGGCTGCCCGTGAGTTGCTGAGCAGGTGGTCCAGAACCTAG
- a CDS encoding RNA-guided endonuclease InsQ/TnpB family protein, protein MAKQTKNEGTPGRVDSAASNVNNAGRNPARQARALSTEIRATLRKMARATRTVVVPSVVLTRRKYEILRELEESYGHMILELVDYGFMHGIKTFTGLKKHMYRILRNKYPQLPSHYIHMACQDAATRIKSFMELKKRGKAYTEKPIVKNVSIWLDDHLWKPLGYTAIKIATHRGWTVIELQPHKLFWKYINSGWKLRTQPKLKLDHKERRVYVYFVFEKEIEVYSPGGWITVDVNENNVTVLVNEKAYKFITMLGRVIVRYSEHRRRLQERLVIEVNGKKYPLFSIWRKRMSRLRERDRKTDWRRKIAVAIVKTAGSLGYGIVVERLPKRVSEKMINHVENPALRHRIYQAAFRGMIGAIKEAAEKHGVPIVEVDPKYSSQTCPRCGFRPMTRSAGRAMTCPRCGFSHDQDVIACMNLLRRLVNEGSVPLSPKLNDPTPEVAVLPMKEWARANSLPPTHEAVGRNGK, encoded by the coding sequence ATGGCAAAACAAACCAAAAACGAGGGAACCCCAGGGCGAGTTGACTCCGCCGCCTCAAATGTCAACAACGCAGGGAGAAACCCGGCTCGCCAAGCCCGGGCCTTAAGCACGGAGATCAGGGCCACGTTGAGAAAGATGGCCAGAGCTACCAGGACAGTTGTTGTGCCTAGCGTTGTGTTAACTAGGAGGAAGTACGAGATTCTTAGAGAACTTGAGGAGTCATATGGGCATATGATTCTTGAGCTTGTGGACTATGGGTTCATGCATGGCATTAAGACGTTTACTGGTTTGAAGAAGCATATGTACCGCATACTACGGAATAAGTATCCTCAACTTCCATCACACTATATCCACATGGCGTGCCAGGATGCTGCTACACGTATCAAGAGCTTTATGGAGCTAAAAAAGCGTGGAAAGGCTTATACCGAGAAGCCCATTGTCAAGAACGTATCTATCTGGCTAGACGACCACTTATGGAAACCACTTGGATATACAGCAATTAAAATAGCTACTCATAGAGGATGGACCGTTATAGAACTTCAACCACACAAGCTTTTCTGGAAGTACATTAATTCTGGGTGGAAACTGCGAACACAACCAAAGCTAAAGCTAGATCACAAAGAGAGGAGGGTTTATGTTTACTTCGTTTTCGAGAAGGAAATTGAGGTGTATAGTCCAGGGGGATGGATTACCGTGGATGTGAATGAGAATAATGTCACAGTACTAGTCAATGAAAAGGCATACAAGTTTATTACGATGTTAGGAAGAGTTATAGTGAGGTATAGTGAGCATAGGAGGAGGCTTCAGGAGAGGCTTGTGATTGAGGTTAATGGAAAGAAGTACCCATTGTTCAGTATTTGGAGGAAGAGGATGTCCAGGCTGAGAGAGCGTGATAGGAAGACTGATTGGAGGAGAAAGATAGCTGTGGCCATAGTGAAGACCGCTGGGAGTCTGGGCTACGGTATTGTCGTTGAAAGACTCCCAAAGCGTGTCAGCGAGAAAATGATTAACCATGTCGAGAACCCTGCACTTAGACACCGTATATACCAGGCAGCCTTCAGAGGCATGATTGGGGCCATCAAAGAGGCTGCTGAAAAGCATGGTGTACCTATCGTTGAGGTTGACCCTAAATATTCTTCTCAAACATGCCCACGCTGTGGCTTTCGCCCGATGACCCGCTCTGCGGGGAGGGCCATGACTTGCCCCCGTTGCGGTTTTTCCCACGACCAAGACGTCATTGCGTGTATGAACCTCCTGAGACGCCTAGTGAATGAGGGCTCCGTGCCGTTGAGCCCAAAGCTCAATGACCCCACTCCGGAGGTAGCTGTGCTACCAATGAAGGAGTGGGCGAGAGCAAACTCCCTACCGCCGACACATGAAGCGGTAGGGAGAAACGGCAAGTAA
- a CDS encoding helix-turn-helix domain-containing protein, translating to MSSKLSKTEEMAAKLYFNEKLKPKEIAQKLGISVNTVYKAISKYRSLFRTIDDNQPNNTINNTNGDGESSDYNGAFTYSINFSVIMNQQPTGGVVVRGYGVNEEELLNELRELRKLVEELLARISKMESLGCRDSPSPSIKTIVESGPVDDPLPDFLRDNPWIDVLRSIRT from the coding sequence ATGTCCAGCAAGCTGAGTAAGACTGAGGAGATGGCGGCGAAGCTTTACTTCAATGAGAAATTGAAGCCTAAGGAGATAGCCCAGAAACTGGGTATCTCCGTTAACACGGTCTACAAGGCAATATCTAAGTATAGATCGTTGTTTCGCACCATTGATGATAACCAACCCAACAATACTATTAATAATACTAATGGGGATGGTGAGTCCTCTGATTATAATGGTGCATTCACATACTCAATCAATTTCTCAGTGATAATGAACCAACAACCCACTGGGGGCGTGGTGGTTAGGGGTTACGGGGTTAATGAGGAGGAGCTTCTGAATGAGTTGAGGGAGTTAAGGAAGCTCGTTGAGGAGTTGCTTGCTAGGATTTCGAAGATGGAGTCCCTGGGTTGTAGGGATTCCCCTAGCCCCAGCATTAAGACCATTGTGGAGTCAGGCCCTGTGGATGACCCCCTACCCGATTTTTTGAGGGATAACCCATGGATTGACGTGCTTAGGTCAATACGTACTTAG